Proteins encoded together in one Candidatus Binatus sp. window:
- a CDS encoding serine/threonine-protein kinase: MIAPNTIVGGRYRVTKPLGGGGMKMVYLAEDLRLAARPCALAEMVDSFTSPDTQKQAVAAFQREADMLAQLSNEHIPRVFDRFSEQNHHYLVMEFIDGITLEQKLKDAGGKLPEDAVIDVALQVLDTIEYLHNLEPPVIYRDLKPSNVMLTPSGQAKLIDFGIARLFQPLSNATMIGTQGYAPPEQYRGKVEFRSDLYALGATMHHALSGRDPALEPPFSFPPLRPLCSGITPALADLVDQALKYDVVLRMADAAEFKQRLMAIKSGVAPATTARRNSSTGPAARPQLKLPLSDVKSGERHASAPTMLSNQIDTQCPRCGRNIPVDSNYCSFCAADVTGRLSPLDRGAHEARTIVLDDVAAPGEFPGPIFHERRRRRHPARTLALVAGGFFLIGYLMFHSSQPQPSDGDTGPDSGAVPEVPNGGAPGPVEPAHTQPREIALRRALDARGYSSVHFGMEGDTIILWGTVPTEADRLMVQTQVFLVAGVFSLEDHIQVRDTFAAP, translated from the coding sequence AGCCGCTCGGCGGGGGCGGGATGAAAATGGTCTATCTCGCCGAGGACTTGCGGCTTGCCGCGCGGCCGTGCGCGCTGGCCGAGATGGTCGATAGCTTCACCAGCCCGGACACGCAGAAACAGGCGGTGGCGGCTTTTCAGCGCGAGGCCGACATGCTCGCGCAACTCAGCAACGAACATATCCCGCGCGTGTTCGATCGCTTCAGCGAGCAGAACCATCACTATCTCGTCATGGAGTTCATCGACGGGATCACGCTGGAACAAAAACTCAAAGACGCCGGCGGCAAGCTTCCCGAGGACGCCGTCATCGATGTGGCACTGCAAGTTCTCGACACGATCGAGTACCTGCACAACCTGGAACCGCCGGTGATCTATCGCGATCTGAAACCGTCGAACGTGATGCTGACGCCGTCGGGGCAGGCCAAGCTGATCGACTTCGGCATCGCCCGCCTGTTCCAGCCGCTGAGCAACGCGACGATGATTGGTACGCAGGGCTACGCGCCGCCCGAGCAATATCGCGGCAAGGTCGAGTTCCGCTCGGACCTGTACGCGCTCGGCGCCACGATGCATCATGCGCTGTCGGGCCGCGACCCCGCGCTCGAGCCGCCTTTCAGCTTCCCACCATTGCGCCCGCTATGCTCTGGAATTACTCCCGCGCTTGCCGACCTGGTCGATCAGGCGCTCAAGTACGACGTGGTCTTGCGGATGGCCGACGCCGCGGAATTCAAGCAGCGGCTGATGGCGATCAAGTCGGGCGTCGCGCCGGCGACGACGGCGCGGCGCAATTCGTCAACCGGACCGGCGGCGCGCCCACAACTCAAACTGCCGCTCAGCGACGTCAAGTCCGGAGAGCGGCACGCGTCGGCGCCCACGATGCTGAGCAACCAGATCGATACGCAATGTCCGCGATGCGGCCGAAATATCCCGGTGGATTCGAACTACTGCTCATTCTGCGCCGCCGACGTAACCGGACGATTGTCGCCGCTGGATCGCGGCGCGCACGAGGCGCGGACGATCGTGCTCGACGACGTTGCTGCGCCGGGAGAGTTTCCGGGTCCAATCTTTCATGAGCGTCGTCGCAGGCGGCATCCCGCGCGGACGCTGGCGCTGGTGGCCGGCGGATTTTTTCTCATCGGGTACCTGATGTTCCATTCGTCGCAACCACAGCCTTCCGACGGTGACACGGGACCCGACTCCGGCGCGGTTCCGGAAGTGCCCAATGGCGGCGCTCCCGGTCCGGTCGAACCGGCGCATACGCAACCGCGGGAAATAGCGCTGCGCCGCGCGCTCGACGCGCGGGGCTACTCATCGGTGCATTTCGGGATGGAGGGCGATACGATCATCCTGTGGGGCACGGTGCCGACGGAAGCCGATCGCCTCATGGTGCAGACCCAGGTCTTCCTGGTCGCGGGAGTTTTCTCGCTCGAGGACCATATCCAGGTGCGCGACACGTTCGCCGCGCCGTAG
- a CDS encoding PHP domain-containing protein — MIADLHVHTRLSSDSNVAPEQYLEFAKNSGRGLGAICFTEHRLFPSDREVGRLYAELAERFQIAVFRGIEADTDLGHLLLFGVTDDVIRRFDLTARMLKSDSLIEVLHHEGGVAIPAHPFRDSGYGSRLDALLSRHGAALGVIEVLNGQNSIEQNRRAQDAALKLGLTAVGGSDAHFATAKWFMTIATEFERDVRTVEQLCAEIRAGRARPYVFPGSD, encoded by the coding sequence ATGATCGCCGATCTGCACGTCCACACCCGGCTATCGTCCGACTCCAACGTCGCGCCGGAGCAGTATCTCGAATTTGCGAAGAACTCGGGGCGCGGACTCGGCGCGATTTGCTTCACCGAGCATCGTCTGTTTCCGAGCGATCGCGAAGTCGGCCGGCTATACGCGGAACTCGCGGAGCGCTTTCAAATTGCCGTCTTCAGGGGAATCGAAGCCGACACCGATCTTGGTCATCTGCTGCTGTTCGGCGTGACCGATGACGTGATCCGCCGATTCGATCTGACGGCGCGGATGCTCAAGAGCGACAGCCTGATCGAAGTGCTGCATCACGAAGGCGGAGTCGCAATTCCAGCGCATCCGTTTCGCGACTCCGGTTACGGCTCGCGCCTGGACGCACTGCTCAGCCGCCACGGCGCGGCGCTTGGCGTGATCGAAGTGCTCAACGGCCAGAACTCGATCGAGCAGAATCGGCGCGCGCAGGACGCGGCGCTCAAGCTCGGGCTGACGGCGGTTGGCGGCAGCGACGCTCATTTCGCGACTGCAAAATGGTTCATGACGATCGCGACGGAATTCGAACGCGACGTGCGCACGGTGGAGCAACTGTGCGCCGAAATCCGCGCCGGCCGCGCTCGCCCCTATGTCTTTCCGGGTTCGGACTGA